AAGAATAATGTATTATATCCATTAATCTTTCAGTTTTAAGGGTTCACAGGACATTTAGAATTTCAAGCATCTCAACTCCCTGCCAAGGGGCAGTCTATTTGAAAAAGGAAAAGGACCGGAAGTGCAACTAATTTACAATGATGTGTGTAAGTTCACAATTCTTTCAGTTTCACAGGGGGCCAGAAGATTTTCAGATTTTCAACTATCTGTGAGCCCCTAAAACCCTAACGTGAATAAGATGGTCTTTTTATCTGCTTAAAACACCTCAGTCAAGTTGAAATAGCAAACCATGTACACACCATACAAATTTAAATAACAGAAAAATCAACCTGGAGTTCTATAGATTGTGCATATAACCATACCTCCAATTTCTGCAATTTTTAACTTCTCATGCAATGTGACTCTAGCTACAGTTGAAGCCATAATTGGAGCGGTAAAGCTCAATATGATAGCCTGAGACACAGGTAGCCGCTGGATGCTGAAAAACAAAATTGACTGTTTCATGGTTACTAGTAAATCATGTTTTACAGAACAATAAAGGGGATGTAGCATGAACAGAGAAAGGAAATAATCATGGTAAATTGACCAAGAGCAGTGGCATCCCATGTTAATGTAAATGGAAACTTCGAACCGTGGGGATCCATTTACGTGCTATATATTTTCTTCCTTCCAACTTGTTAAATCCCATCAAACTTTGCCAGTTATGCCCTACACTTCTTAtgtatattactactaaatcatGTGTATAAAACAAAtcacctttttatttttatttattattctcaATTGGTATTGATGGTCATTTAATTTTCAACATTGTGATTAATTTTTGTATTATTCAATTAAAACTCCCTAAGTTAGTTACTTTAACAGCTACGCATGACAGGTTGGATATGTATTGCGTCTTGTCTAGTTATCTTGCAAAACAGTAACTACTTTTTCAGGTCTGCAAGATGGAGCCATGTTATTCAAACCCGCAAATAGTCTGAACCCAGATAAGAAAGAAATTATAAGCGGAACAACCAGGAAAAATTCATTTCAAATCTCCTAAATGTTGAAAGATTGTCTTCTTGCATCCACAGTACATATTTTTCTATACTTATTAATTAGATTGACATGGTCCATCCGGAACGACTTCCTACCCTCGACATTTTCTGCTTTCTATTCCTTGTTGGAGCGTGGATTGAGAGGTCTAGGGGTTTCTCAGTCTAAGAAACACTGCTTACCTGTAGATGAAACTCATCAATGAGATGTATCCAGTGAGAGCTCTTAAGACCAAAAGTTTCCTGGCACTTGTTGGTCCAAATATTGGTTGACCACTTTTCCTCAGCCACACAAAGGAAAGAACTAGGACTACCGTACATCTTGCAAAGGCTATCTCGAAAAGAGGTACTGATTGAGCTGCCATTTCCAAAAACGATGAAAAATCATAATAGTGTAACAGGAGTATACGGCTAGAAGCAGTCATGAAACACTGGATACATCTTAATGTATGTATCCACATACATAATATGTTGACATATAACAGTATTAACATCAAAACCTTACTCAAGGAACTTCATATAGAAATCTAAAGTTGCTTGGCAATTGCCTATTCAAAGGCAGAACCAAAAGCATACAGCAAAAGTCAAAACCATGCACTGCTGTTAAACACTATTATACTAGAAGAAAGGATAAGCAATGCCAAAAGACCTCCAGGTTCTGGAATCTGAAGTGGACAATGAACTAAAAGTTCTATTGCTCCAAAGTGAACCTACAAACACTACCCTTTCTTGCACGTAAGTGTAGGGCTCTTCTCGCAAGAATTATTGCATTCTGCTCAAACCCGTGTTCCTGTGACTCCTCATTTGTCCTAGACATAGTGACATACTCATAACTATCAGCAATAACAAGGGTTTAGGTACTTCATAAGATCCTTTGAAATACACTAAATACCTATATGAGTCAGCTTCATACTAGAATCCTGTTCTCATACTCTAAATCCATAGGATATGGCTTAAACAACATACTGAAAAATTGCTGCAGAGTCCTAAAGGAGCCTACCCGTCGCGGACCATATCCATGAAAATTGTaatctcaaaacaacaacaacaacaacaacaacaacccagtataatcccactagtggggtctggggagggtagtttgtacgcagaccttacccctaccctagggtagagaggctgtttccgatagatcctcggctccctccctccaagaactccccaccttgctcttggggtgactcgaactcacaacctcttggttggtagtggagggtgctcactactagagcaacccactcttgtcgaaAATTGTAATCTCAAAACATCAAAGGAAAAACAAAGTGCTCATATCAACCATCAAATAATCTCCTGACAACCCAGTGCAGAGGGCACTGCAAAAAGTGCTTGGATATAACATGCACTATCCTGTCTCTCAAGATATATGAACAATACAACAGCCAAGAGGGAATCTGGCACCAGCCCCTCCTTCCCTGGTTTTACTCCAAAGGACATCCAAgttaagaaaagaagaaaaaaagagccACAAagacacacactctctctctctccccggGTAAAATTTAACTATCATCTTCAATTCGTGTGAATAGAATGGTAGGTTATTGTATGAAGATCAGTTGCCCACGAATTAAAGCTTACGCTGAATTTCGTCGAAACTAAGCTGAACTTCGCCAACTATCAGTTTCAGGTAGGAAACAGGACGATGACATCTTTGTATTGCTAAGTTATCAGTAGCTACATTTATATATAAGTATATAATACACatgcaaatgttttaaataagTTACTGACCAGTAAAAACATCTGAAACAACTCCCATTGTGGAGTAGATTATAGATGACAAGACCATGCATAGCAGACCGGAGTACCTCGATCCACTCCACAGCCAGACAATAAACTGCAGAAACGGCGATTTGTCTGGTTCAACTACTTTGATAACTTCCTCCTGCAAGGCGTCAGAACCTAATTAAGCATGAAAAAGTACTAGAATTTTCTTTGATACATGTCGCAATACCATAAACAGTTAGAATAAATCACGAAAGCAGAACATTTATCCGCACAAAAAAAGCACCAGAGTAGGGAAATATAATATGTAAGTACGCATAGGCATATTTGGGCTTGAATAAAGTATTGGGTTCGTGATAAAGAAAACAACCACCTGAGTCATGACTGAGTGCAAAAACAAACTCTGATCGCTCCCTCCTTGAAGAAGTCACAGTACAGTGTACAATAAATGCATATATATTAGCACCATGACTAGAAGTTGCGTAAAGAAAGGTCATCCTAGAACCTAAGGTAGAATAAGTCAGCATAAACTTCTGATGATAGAGGGACGTTCACTAAAATGGAAAAACACTTTGTAGCTATATAATAATACTGCTAAAAAGAAAAACATGCCATAGTAGAAATCATGTTACATTCCCCGGACTTAACTGTATCAAAACCTTTCTCATACCTGATGTATGTTGTGAATGCGTCTCAACTGTTTCCAAAATTGAGGATGTTCAATACATTCAGCATGCTATGTATCTTAAATAAACAAAAAGCGCTACTTTTTAGCAGAAAACTTCAACATTCTACTGAtctctttcttcctctttttctttcCTGCAAATTTAACGCTAGTGACTGCACTCAAAAGGGAAACAAACAAACATACCATACTCCCTTTTGTCCAATTTGATATGACACTATTACTGTTCGGTAGGCAAAACAAATTTTTTACTACAATCTTTTCAAATATTTTACCCTCATACTCTAATAATTAAGGATTTAATTTATATACACTGATAATGTAAAGATTTTTCTACACTATTAGCGCTTTTTAACCTGTATAGTAGGTCAGTTACAATTTTTACGAGGTTACCTATATGCTTGTCATAAATTGACCAGTAATTACCTTATTTATAACTTAATTGTGTAAATATCGTTTACATCATTAGTGAAGAGGaactaaaactcaataattaatGACTGAAATTATTCGTGGTATAAAAATTAGATATATAAAAGTGCATTTTGACTAATCCTGTAACTAAGGAACTGGCTACTGAAAATTCAGTAAAAGAGCTCAGCAAATTTACAAAtttaggaaaaaataaaaaacaaatttaATATTTCAAAATTGGAGTTCACCTTATTGAGCTTTTGCCTAGTAGGATAAGAGATGGTGAAGATGTTGATCTTAGGCCTCTCTGATTGGGTCAACAGAGGAGAAATTTGATCATCATCACAAATGGAAATTGAAGATTCAGCTGTAGAGGAAGAATCAACGGCTGTGATCGAAGACGGTCCCACCATTTCCACTACACCGATGGCGTCTTCAATGTCGTTGACTCCGATTCTTGTGCTGCCGTCGCCGTTCATCGGCTCTGCTATCGGCATTGTGGCCGTGTTTTACAATCTGGCAAAGGCGAAATTTGATTAATGGATTTTGTTGATCCGTCAATTCGAGATGGGTTTGGGGTGGGAATGTCGGGTACAGTAGTCAAAGTGCAGACATCGACCTAGACCCTCGTTTCATTGTTTGAAATATATTTGGACGGCTAAAATGTCTTTTTCATTCGCTTCATTTTTAACTAATCTTGTTGGAGACTAGACAAGTTAGGTATAAAAACATTTCTTGTTATGGTTCATCGAATGAATGAAAAATTAAGGCCAAATGCACATACAACCCCTTAAACTTGACACCAATTTACACCTAAATTTTCTAGCTAAGATTTATTCTATTTAGACACTTCAACTCCAACACCTATGTGTCTATTAAACACATAGCGATGATATGGCATATTGTGTGATTTACACTTCTCTTGGGCGCGTGAAATGCTAAAAGAATCATATTTTTTACTCCACCCGCTTCACGCATCATCAGCCGAAAATTTCACAAcccaaaaaaattaccatctactATCATCTCCATAAAGACAGCACCAGAATAACACCTTAATCTATTTCATTCCTTCATGTCTTTGATTAGAGAGGCGCAGCTAAACTCACTAAAGACTTGTCAAATCCAATCATGAACGATTTGAATGTAGTAGGGTGGCTGTTCGGTTGTGATTGCAGTGGAGTTAGGTGCCAAAAGTAGTGGTCGATGGCGacatatatcatatatatatatatatatatatatatatatatatatatatatatatatataaaaaaaaaatcattatcaACAAAAAACAAGGAAAATAGAAGTATAGCTGAAAACTTCCacctcttttttcttttatttgggaAGAACAAAAAACACATCAATTTCGGATAAATTCAAACAAAATTTAACTCACAAATAAAATTGGCCTTTACAAATTTTAaacctttcttcttctttatggGTATCTGAAAATTATGAGTAGGGGCTACGATGGGGAGATAACAGCAGTGTAAGGGAGGAGGAGGGAGGCGTTATAGAATGGGGATTGGCAAACGCTATCTAAATTACTATTTGAGGTAGGGTGAGTTGTATGGAAGAAAAAAGTTAAAAGTTAGGCTTGCTGAAAAACTTTATATTTGGGATTAGCCAAAGTTAAAAGCTACATGGCACTTTTTAGTCGTTCTTTTTGACATGTCAGGCGTGTGAAGTTCACGTGTGATAGTTTTTGTAGTGGTTAGTCATGAGGGGTCTGATTGGTATAGATTAAATAAGGTTATAGTGTCTAAATAGAACAAACCTTAGTTAGAGTGTTTAGGTAGAAATTAGTGCCAAGTTTAAGGGCTTATGTATATATTTGGCCAAAAATTAAACATAATAGGTTAAATTGAAAATATGTGTGAAGTTTAAAAAGGATATGATACCTTTATAATTTGaatagtaaaaaataatttattaaaaaacTTTTTATGCAGAGTATATTTTATATCATGTATTCTTTTTTATGAATCACCTATGGAAATAGTCATATAACTAAAATAATATTTGTAAAGGACTAGCTATTCGATTTAATTAAAATTGTGAAGAAAAATTATTTAACAAGTACTACCATTTAGAAGTGCATTTTGAtaactttaatctattttttgTGTTTGCTACATGTTTTTTTGGTGTAATTcctgcttcttcttcttttttttttggtctaTTTTTGGTATGTGATCCAGTTTTTGATGTTGCACTTTCTTGAATTTGACGGGACTTTCTTGCCATTTCTAATTAGATTTTTCCTTTTTCACAATTCCTATTAGATTTACCTGCCAAAGTTTGTTAAATATTTAATAGTGGCCAAAAGTGCTTGCTTTGAAAAAATTAAAGGACTAAAACTTCTCAAGAATATAATTTAAGGAACTATTTTATATTTATCTCCAAACATAATGGACCATTTTTATCATTTCTCATCGTTTTTTAATCAACTAGAGTGAGGATGTTCACGATTAGTCTTAACCAaattttccctaaaaagaaaataaatatatttagttaattttttaaatattggaaTCAAACTAATTAACTCGAATCGATTCGATTTTGTCCGGTTTCATTGAGTTATTCGtttctttttttagtttttttcccCTAGTATACATAGACTACACACATATTCAGCATAATACTACCTAGTCAATTATTCTTTTAAAGAATAAACAATATATGCATCAAGTTATATACGTAGCTTTAGTCAGAAAATGGTGTGCGTTatctataaatataactattttTAAGGAAGTTAATAAAaacaaaatttacaataattttttttGTGAAAAAACTTGAAGAGTTGTAATTTACCAAAATATCTTGATGAATTGAACTAAAcaatgatgaataatttaaggacttaaagacaaaatatttttgatataaaataaatttttggactTGTCAAAATAAAGAGTACAAATTAAATTAGATGTAAAGCAATTAACTAGATTAGTGTAAAGACAAGGAATCAAATTATAAACCAAGAGtgcaaaaaaataatataatattgtaAATAAATCAAATTTtactaatatttaaaattaaaaactaaAACTATATCAGAccaagaaaatatgaattttttaaatttgatttgatttCGATTTGGATCTAAGTTTTAGATTTTTTGCGTACACCCCAAGCTTGAGTTATCTTTTTTATTTCTTGAATAATCAGTGTGGTTTATATTAATAATAAGGATAATGCATAGTTATCCCATGGGGTTGTCCCACTTTACTAGTTGTACCCTCAAACTTTACGAGGGTACTATGGCCTTTTAGCTTTGTTCGAAGTATAATAAATACCACCTTTTGAGCCTACTGGCAATGAGAGTGATTATCACTCTCTTGAAGAGCGTAACATGCAAAAAAAAATGTTGTTAaagttttattttataatatgttATTAGTTAAATTTattatctattttcttttttcaaattattttcttattttctcaTTTGTCTTTATCATTTTTCTCATCTCTTTCGTGTAAACCCAAAATTATGTCCTTTCCATCTTCTCCCTTCTTCATGCCCCCCTCCCACCTTCCCTCTTTCCTCCCCTTGTCTTTCATCATGgttaatttataaattttaataacgaagctatttcaatctCATAAATTAAAATTTAGAGAAGATAAACAATAATAAGAAATTCTATTTAAATTTTAAACCAAAGAAAGCTCTTATAGCATACAGGAGATCAACTCAGAAAAAAgatggaaaagaaaaaaaaaaaaaaaagagagatatTTTTTGCCGAAAATATCAAAGCTACGTTCGAATTTCAACTTACTAGAAATGCTACTTTTCGCCTACTTAAATTTGGTTTGAGAAAGATGATAGAATTTTAACGATTTTGGTATCGAGCTTCGGTGGCTTCTTCATTTGTTGGAAAGCCTTGGTTAAAAAGGAGTATTTTTCATCTCCATGTTCGCTGGGCTCCATTTTCGGCGGAAAGAGCTTTCCGATGAGGTGATGGAGGTTGGTTGATGAGGACTAGAAGGGAGAGGCTAA
This sequence is a window from Nicotiana tomentosiformis chromosome 5, ASM39032v3, whole genome shotgun sequence. Protein-coding genes within it:
- the LOC104093972 gene encoding uncharacterized protein, whose protein sequence is MPIAEPMNGDGSTRIGVNDIEDAIGVVEMVGPSSITAVDSSSTAESSISICDDDQISPLLTQSERPKINIFTISYPTRQKLNKEEVIKVVEPDKSPFLQFIVWLWSGSRYSGLLCMVLSSIIYSTMGVVSDVFTAQSVPLFEIAFARCTVVLVLSFVWLRKSGQPIFGPTSARKLLVLRALTGYISLMSFIYSIQRLPVSQAIILSFTAPIMASTVARVTLHEKLKIAEIGGLASSFFGLLFIFQPMVKPQGTFPSSIEASESHSNGKHHIFAVLVGLFSSTATGVTYCLTRAGAKAADQPVLPVFSFVLLASPAAAMSTFSFESFVLPSFFSFLLMAVLGVLAFFAEITLARGLQLEKTSRVANIQFIEAALSQFLGMGSSRIIPSFGRLFGCIIILISACCTMYIGPEKEIE